The Brumimicrobium sp. genomic interval CTGGATTGTTTCCATACGATGTAAGCTATCTGTGGTAACAATTGAAGAAATCGTGTAAAACCCATCTTTTTCAGCATAAAATTCATCTAACTGAAGAATTTTAAGGCTTTGGTATTCTGCTAATGAAATAGGTGAAAATGCTTTATTTAATGTATGAGTTAGCCCATCGAATGCATTGCTGTTAAATCCTAGATTAACTGCATCTTGTTGTACATTTTGAATGGTTTGCTGTTTTAAAGAATCTGCCCAGAAGTCATTCCATTGCTGGATTTTTTTTAGTTGATCTTCCTTAGAGAGAACTATACTTCCAATAGATGTATAATCCTCAATGACACCTTTTTGTTTGAGTTCTGTTAGTTTCTTTTCTATTTGATGGTTTTCACTTAGAATAAATTCCTCATTCTCACCGAATACAGATAGGTAAATGCTTCTTCCTCCAATGCTCCCCAAACTTTCGAGCTGATTTTGGGCTTCTTGCATATCTTGTGGCACATAATTTAAATCTGCAATGTTATCATTGAACTTTACCTTTGAAAAGAAGAAAGGAGCAAGGATTAAAACAACTAGAATGATGGCTAGCAAAACTTTATTCTTTTCAAATTTATGTTGTGCGATTCGGTCAATAATCGTGGTTTTTTTGACTATTTTAGGAATGTATAAATGTGGAATAATGACTAAAGCTCCTAGTGCAGATCCCATAATACTAATTGCTGCAAAAACACCTAAATCTTGGAGTACATCCGAATTGACAAATTTTAAACATAGGAATGCAATAGCTGTAGTCATGCTACTTGCTAAAACTGGTTGTGTAATTCCTTTGTAAAGCTGCTTAATATCCGGATGTTGCCTAAAATGTGTAATAATATGCAAAGGATAATCGACTGTAATACCAATGAGAATAGCACCAATACTAACAGATATAGCTGAAATAGAATCATGAGTCAAATAGAGTGTGGCTAGTGCTACAGATACACCACATACTGCGGGTATAAAGAGTAGGATAGGGACATAAACCTGTTTATAAAAGAAGATGAGAATTAAAACGAGAATACTCAAAGAAATAAAAACAGTACTTGTAATATCGAATTTAATTTGGTCAGCATTAGCTTTTGCAATAAAGGGAGCCCCAAAGTAGGTGATATTTGCTACGGTATGAGAATCAGTGTTTATTTCAGATTGATATTGGAGTAGATGTTCAACAAATTCCTCATTTCTTTTGGTATCTGTTCCTGAAGCTTCTGGAGTAATAAATAATAGGAGAGTTGAAGTATCTGCAGAATACAAGAAGCCATCATGGATAATAAAGTCTTTTGAGACGCCGATAGCACGTAGATTATTTAATCCTTTAAACGCAAAACCTAGTGGATCTTGCAAGATGAAATCTCTAGCAACAATCCCTGTTGGTGAAATGAGCGTAGAGTAGTTCTGTTGCATACGTTGTTGTATGCTATCTTTATTTAGATCTAGAGATATAAGATTATAATCTTCTTCATTTAAAAATAAAGGGAGATGTTCATAAACAAATGAAAAGGTTTCTCCTATTTCTTCAGCACCTACGATTCCTTGTATGTCTTTGTAATAGATGGAATCCTGATTTAACTTGACGAGAAAATCTTGTGCAATTTCACCTAATTGATCCTTGTTTTCAGGAGAATTAGCCTTTATCATCACGGTGATTTTATCTGAAAAATTCAGTTGGCCAATTACTTTTGCTGTAACATCGTTGTTCTCATCTTTAGGTAAGATTTTAGTAATGTCTTCCTCGAAATTAATTTGAAAAGCCAGGTAAATACAAGAAGATACTAATAGGACAATGCCTGCAAAAAAGAGGATTCTGAAGCGTTTAACTTTAAAATATAGGTATGTAAAAAACTTATCCATTCTTTCTTTTCTGCATCAAGATTAAAACACCATAGCTAGTAAATCCAACGATAAAAGCCATTGCGGATGCTAAAATAATACTCCCGACAATATAATCCATCAAATTATTTCCCATATTAGAGAAATCCAAATAATCTTTCGTTACAAATTCATGTCCTAAGAACATACTTCCAATTTTCAACGATGCCAAAACAATCACAGGAATCATAGGGGGAATACTAATATTAGATGCTGCAAAAGCCAATAATTTATTGAGTCGTAATATTACTGCTAAACCAATAACAGCTAATGTTTGTAATCCCCAAATAGGAAGTATGCCGATAAAAACTCCTAATGCAAGTGATAATGCTTTTATTTTAGGGCTATCATTACTTCCTAGTACATCTTCTAGAATAAACTTCTTAAAGCTTTTTTTTTTAAAGCTGCGAAAGAAGTTTCTAGGTAAGATATAGATTAATGTAATACTTACTAAAACTGTATTTAAAATACTTATTCTCGTGAAATCTTTGAAAGGTCTAAAATGACTAACGCGGGTTTCCTTAGGCTCGTATTTAATTTGAATTGGAATGTTCTTTACTGGAATATCTTTCCAAGCTGAACGTACAATACTTTCTATTTCAAACTCAAATTTCCATGTCACCCATTTTTTAGGCATGATGGAAATGGGGTATATACGAAAACCAGATTGTGTATCTTGTAATTTAATTCCTGTCTCAAACCAGAACCAGAAATTAGAAAATTTATTTCCAAAACTGCTCTTATTAGGAATGCCATCTTGTTGCATGTTACGAGAGCCGATAAACAGGGCTTCTGGTTCTTTTTCAGATGCAGCAATAAGCAGTGGTATATCTTCTGGGAAATGTTGTCCATCAGAATCTATGGTAATAGCATGTGTGAACCCCATGGAAAGTGCTTTTTTAAAACCATTACGGAGTGCCATTCCTTTCCCTCGATTTTTATCATGATGGACTTGTGTGAGTTCTGTATATTCTTTTAGTATTTCTTTAGTAGAATCAGTAGCGCCATCTTCAACTATAATAACTTTAGAAGAAACAACCACTTTTAGAACACCATCAATAACCTGTTTGAGTGTTTTTTCATTGTTATAGGTAGGAATAATGATACAGTAATTAATAGGCGCACATTTTACATCTTCCATTTTGGTTATTTGCTTTGGTTGAGTTCTTCTTTGGTAAATATTTTTAAATCTCTAGCAGATTGATCTATATATGCTTTAAGACTATTGGAAACATTCTTATACTTGGCAATTATAAATTTTTTATCCTCTTCAATATTTTGTTTGTATTTTAAAAAGCTAGGAATTTGATTTTGAATAATTAATCTAACTAATCTTATTTCTACATCATTTGGACTGGCTTTTATAGCATCTTCTAAATGATCTCTTCCTACTTTAAATAGACTTATTTTTTTAGGAATATTCACACCATAATCAGCGAGCATGATTTCAGAAGCACCAAAATAGGCTAATTTAAGATTGGCATCAATCTTCACTTCCTTTTGCATGAGTTCATTAAAAACAATAGCGTTTTCTTCGTTTAATCGAGCATTTTTGAAGGAATTACGTACATCTTCAATATACTGTGCATTGACAAAAAAAGTCCCCAAAAAAAGAAAGGCTAAAAGTCTCATGTTATTCGATTACATAATTTAAGTCCATCTTTACTGCATCAGTCGTGCCAAAGTAGCTTGTGTTCTTCACTTTTATTTCTCCTCCTTCCAATTCATCAATAAGTAGATTCAATCTCAAGTATGAATTGATAGTAGGATCAATCAAAGCTGTAAACTTGATGTTTTTTGATACTTTTAACGAAATATTCTTATTAACTAAGGAAGATACTATTTCCTTCACTATTTGAAGCATGCATACCCCAGGAACTATAGGTTTCCCAGGGAAATGCCCTTCAAAAATGGAATGATTCCTATTCAATTGAATAAAGGCATCATACTCATTTTCACTTAGTTTATCTATTTTATCTATTGTATAAAAATCGTCTTTCAGCATAATTACATATCTAATGTGTAGGCTAGATTGCTAATGATTTTTTCATGTTTTGTTACAAATGGATTTTCATCATTCCATACATAACCAGCTAACACATCACAGATTTTGAGTTTCACATCGTCGTTTCCTGGTTGATGGAAGAATAGTTTTTGAAGATTTCCGTTGTACCATTCTTTTACATAGGTTGAAAAAACTTCATATCCTTTGTTCATGTAATCAACATATTCTGTTTGCCAATCAACATTTTCTCCTTTGTATTGTCTAGCGTACAATTGCGCAGCTAGTAATCCTGAAGTAGTTGCTAATGATACTCCAGAAGAGAATACAGGATCTAAGAAGCCAGAACTATTTCCAGTAAGTACAAACCCTTTGTCATACATTTTACTTACAGTACACGCATAGTTTTTAAGAATATTTGGTTGGAACAAGAATTCGTTATTGATAAATCTGTCTCTGAAGTGGTCGGAACGATTAATGATTTTGCGAAGAGCTTCCTCTCCGTTTCCCGTAGGAGATAATGCTTCTAGAATTTCTGTATTTCCAGCAACTCCAATTGAAGTTGTTCCATTAGAGAAAGGAATTACCCAGAACCAAACTTTTTGCTCAATGACTTCAAATGTAATTTGAGTTCCCTCCACGCCAGCAGGACGATTTATGTCTTTGGTGTGTGTAAAGATTGAAGAATTTCCAGTTAAATTAGAAGGCGCGTCTAAGTTTAATAAACGTGGTAAAACTCTACCGTAACCGCTTGAATCAATAACGAATTTTGCATGAATTTGCTTTTTATTTCCATCTTTATCTTCTACAGTAGTAATTGAGTCGCTACCATTAAACTCGATACCAACTACAGAAGTTTCAAACTCAATATCAACTCCTTGACGTTCCGCCTCATCAGTTAATAATTTATCAAATTCAGCTCTTGGAACTTGCCAGGTCCAGTCCCAGCCATCTCCAAATTTTTTATCAAAGTAAAAAGTACAGTTAACGCCATCTCTTAGAAAGCGAGAACATAATTTTTTTTCATAACCTGCTTTTTCTATAGCAGGTATAAAGCCAACAGCATCTAGATTATCCATAACTCTTGGTATCAAACTTTCCCCAATAACAAAGCGAGGGAATTTAGTTCTTTCAACCACTTTTACCTTGATTCCTTGTTGGTTAAGATATGCTGAAGATACGGCTCCAGAAGGACCTGCACCAATCACTAATACATCAACGTTTTCTATTTTCATAATAGTTAGATTTAATTAAAAAATATATATCTTTGCACCGTTTTATAGGCACTAGATTTAAAAAAACAAATATATTTAAATGATTGAATTAAACAAATACCTTACTGCTAAAGATTTCCACACAATCGTACATAATAATGAAATTTTAGCTATTCATACCGACTTAAAAACCAAGTTAAATAATAGTCACAATTTTTTTAAGAATTTTTCCAAAAACAAAGTAATCTATGGTGTAAATACAGGATTTGGGCCTATGGCTCAATATCGTGTTTCTGAGGAGGACCAAAAGCAGTTGCAATATAACTTAATCCGTAGTCACGCTGCTGGCTCAGGTAAGGTTATGCCTGTTCCATTTATCAGAGCAGCTATGGTAGCACGTTTAAATTCAATTTGTCAAGCAAAATCTGGCGTGCACGCAAGTGTAATTGAAGTCTTAACGACGTTGATTAATAAAGAAGTTTACCCAATCATTTTTGAACATGGGGGGGTAGGAGCTAGTGGAGATTTAGTACAATTAGCTCATTTAGCTTTAGGTCTAATCGGTGAAGGTGAGGTGATTTACAAAGGAGAACGAAGAAACACTTCAGAAGTTTTTAAAGAGTTAGGAATTCAGCCTATTGAGATTTCGGTAAGAGAAGGTTTATCATTGATTAACGGAACTTCTGCTATGACAGGAATAGGGTTGATTAATTTTGAAAAATCTAATAAACTTCTACATTGGTCTATTGCTGCATCAGCATTAATTAATGAGTTAGTTGAGGCTTATGACGACCATATCTCAGTAGAATTAAATGAAGTAAAATTACATGATGGACAAATGCACGTAGCTTCTTTGATGAGAGATCAAATCAAAGGAACTAAGTTGATGAAGAACCGTGCTGAGATACTTTATTCAGGTGAAAATGATGAGCAAATTTTCAAAGAGAAAGTGCAAGAATATTATTCAATTCGTTGTATCCCTCAAATTTTGGGTCCTGTTTATGACACCATCCAAAATGTGGGACGTGTGCTAGAGAATGAATTAAACTCGGCAAATGATAATCCAATTATTGATTATGAAAGAGAAATGGTGTTCCATGGAGGTAATTTCCACGGAGATTATGTTTCTTTAGAAATGGATAAGCTGAAATTAGTGGTGACACGTATTTCTATGTTGGCAGAAAGACAGTTAAATTATTTGTTAAATGCGAAAATCAACGAAATACTACCTCCATTTGCTAACAGAGGGGTTTTAGGACTGAATTACGGTGTTCAGGGGGCGCAATTTACAGCAACTTCTACAACTGCTGAAAATCAAATGCTATCTAATTCGATGTATGTGCATTCTATTTCATGTAATAATGACAACCAAGATATTGTGAGTATGGGCTCAAATGCTGCTCAAATCACACATAAAGTAATAGAGAATGCATTTGAAGTAATGGCTATTGAGTTAATCACCATTTATCAAGCAATTAAATTCACAAATAAAATTGAAAAACTTTCTCCTAAAAGTCAAGAAATTATTGCTACTTTAGGGGAGGTTATTCCTGATATAATTGAAGATAATCCTGTTTATCCATATATTCAGAGAACCAAAGATTTTTTAATGAAATAGTTTTCTATTATTTTAAAAGTAAATAAAGATTACGTATGAAATATGCACTAATTACCGGAGGATCAAGAGGGATAGGGAAGGCTGTTTGTGAAGCATTGGCTAAAAATTCGGAGTACAACATTCTGATTAATTATGTTTCCAATAAGGCAGCGGCAGAAGAGACTCAGAAGATTGTTGAAGGATATGGAAAAAAGGCTGAAATTCTCTCTTTTAATGTTTCCAATAAAGAAGAAGTTGATAAGGTGCTAACAGATTGGCAGGATAGAAATCCGGATGCATGGATTGAAGTATTGGTCAATAATGCCAGTATTACCAGAGATGGTCTTTTTATGTGGATGGAACAAAACGACTGGAAAGATGTTATAGATACTAGTTTAAATGGTTTTTATAACGTAACCCGATTTGTAATACAGAAAATGCTACGTAAACGCTATGGTAGAATTGTCAATATGGTATCTGTTTCAGGAGTGAAAGGAACTCCTGGACAAACGAATTACTCTGCTGCTAAAGGAGCTATTGTGGCAGCTACTAAGGCGTTGGCACAAGAGGTTGGTAAAAGAAATATTACAGTGAATGCAGTTGCCCCTGGATTTATAAATACAGATATGACTGCAGAATTGGATCAAGGACAATTAATTCAGTTAATCCCTGTAAACAGATTTGGTGAACCCGAAGAAGTGGCTGATTTAGTAGAATTTTTGGTATCAAAAAAAGCCTCTTACATTACGGGAGAAACAATTAATATTAATGGAGGTATCTATTCATAAAAATGGAAAATAGAGTAGTTATAACAGGAATGGGTATTTGGTCTTGCTTAGGAAATAATCTTGAGGAAGTAAAACAATCTTTATTCGAAGGGAAGTCAGGAATTGTTTTCGAGCAAATACGAAAGGATTATGGATACCAGTCTGCATTAACAGGAAAATTAGATAAGCCTGAATTAAAGGATTTATTGAGTAGAAGACAGCGTATTAGCATGGGAGAGGAGAGTGAATATGCATATATGGCAACGATAGAAGCTCTAAAAAATGCTAAAATAGACCAAGATTATATAGACCAGAATGAAGTAGGTATCATTTATGGGAATGACAGTGTTGCACAGTCCACCTATGAGGCTATTGATATCATGCTAAAAAGAAAAGATACAGCGTTAATTGGTTCAGGTGCTATTTTTAAATCGATGAATTCCACCGTAACAATGAATCTATCTACTATTTTTAGATTACGTGGGATAAATCTTACGGCTAGCGCTGCTTGTGCAAGTGGCTCCCATTCCATAGGCTTAGCATATTTAATGATTAAGAATGGTTTGCAAGATGTCGTGATAGCTGGAGGTGCTCAAGAGGTGAATTTCTACGGCATGTGTAGTTTTGACGCCTTAGGAGTCTTTGCTAAAGAAGAAGATACCCCAACTATGGCGCTTAAGCCTTTTGATGCTAACAGAAGTGGTCTCGTTCCGAGTGGTGGAGCAGCTACGCTTATTATTGAAAGTTTAGAATCAGCTAAAAGACGAGGAGCTCCTATTATTGCAGAGGTACTAGGTTATGGTTTTTCTTCGAATGGAGGACATATTTCTACTCCTAATACAGTCGGACCAGCAACAGCTATGCAAAGAGCCTTAAAACAATCAGGACTTTCAGCAGAAGAAATAAAGTATATTAATGCACATGCTACTTCCACTCCTGTAGGGGATGCGAATGAAGCATCTGCTATATTTGATGTTTTTGGAGATAAGCCTTATGTGAGTTCTACAAAATCGATGACAGGGCATGAATGCTGGATGGCAGGAGCCAGTGAGATCATTTATTCCACTTTGATGATGCAGAATAACTTTATGGCACCAAATATCAATTTTGAGAAAGGGGATGAGGTTACAAGTAAAATTAATGTGATTCCTAAAAGAGTGGACGAAAAATTTGATGTATATTTGTCCAATTCCTTCGGTTTTGGAGGAACAAATTCAGCCTTAGTAATAAAAAAATACGATTAGAATATGACCATGAATGAAATTATACAAAAATTAAACAATGTTTTGGTTGATGAATTTGAAATTGATGCAGATACAATAACACCTAATGCAAATCTTCGAGACACCTTAGATTTAGATAGTCTAGATTATGTTGATCTGGTGGTGGCAATTGAATCTGTAAGTGGAGTAAAATTAGGAGAGGCGGATTTCAAACAAATTACAACCTTTCAAGACTTTTACAACATAATTGAAAATAAATTAGCCTAAATTAATTTCTAACCATGTCTGAGTCTGAATGGGACGGTTCTTCAAAAGGAAGTCTATTAGGATATAGAATATTTGTTTTTTGTATCCGCACTTTTGGATTAAGGAGTTCTTATCTTTTACTTTATTTTGTAGCTTTTTATTACTTCTTATTTTCTTGGAAAAGTAGCAAGAGTATCTATAGTTATTTTCGTAAACGCCAAAATTATTCTTCTCTAAAATCATTCTTTTCTATCTATAAAAGTTATTACATCTTCGGACAAACTTTAATTGATCGCTTGATGGTCTCATCTGGTAATAGGAATAGATTTACCTATGAGTTTGATGGGATAGAAAACATTAAAAATGCAATGAAAAAAGGGGGTGGGGCTATTTTAATTAGTGCTCATGTAGGGAATTTCGAACTTTCCGAGTATTTTTTTGATGATTTAGGAGAGGATATTGTATCAAATATTGTCACAACAGACAGGGAAAAAGAGCAAATCAAGCATTTCTTAGAAAAATTATCTTTAAAATCTCGCCTTAAATTTATCCTGATTAAGGATGATATGTCACACATCTACGATTTAAATGCAGCTTTAAGTAATAATGAATTGGTGTGTATAACGGGAGATAGGTATCTACCGGGAAGTAAACATTTAGAAGAAACTTTTCTGGGTGAACCTGCTTATTTCCCTGCTGGACCTTTCCTCTTAAGTTCACGGATGAAAGTACCTGTTCTATTTGTTTATGTCATGAAAGAGGGGACCTCTCATTATCATTTGTATGCAAGAGAAGCTCAAGATTTTCATAGAGATGAAAAGGCTCTATTGAAATCTTATGTGTCAAGCGTGGCTAATATGTTGGATAAATATCCATATCAATGGTTTAATTATTTTAACTTTTGGAAAAAATAAATTCCTAACTTTGGGAGGTATTTTATTTTTACTACTACATTCTAAATTTTAATTATTATGAAAAAGTTTCTATTGTTTTGTTTGTCTTTTACTCTATTGAGTATGGTTTCTTATAGTCAAGAACTAGCTTTAGTTAAAGAAAAGGACCTTTTTGGATATATCAATAAATCGGGTGAAGAAGTTATTAAACCTAAATTTGCTAAAGCAGAAAGCTTTTCAGATGGTTATGCTGCAGCAATGACTTCTGACAAGAAGTGGGGATATA includes:
- a CDS encoding MMPL family transporter — translated: MDKFFTYLYFKVKRFRILFFAGIVLLVSSCIYLAFQINFEEDITKILPKDENNDVTAKVIGQLNFSDKITVMIKANSPENKDQLGEIAQDFLVKLNQDSIYYKDIQGIVGAEEIGETFSFVYEHLPLFLNEEDYNLISLDLNKDSIQQRMQQNYSTLISPTGIVARDFILQDPLGFAFKGLNNLRAIGVSKDFIIHDGFLYSADTSTLLLFITPEASGTDTKRNEEFVEHLLQYQSEINTDSHTVANITYFGAPFIAKANADQIKFDITSTVFISLSILVLILIFFYKQVYVPILLFIPAVCGVSVALATLYLTHDSISAISVSIGAILIGITVDYPLHIITHFRQHPDIKQLYKGITQPVLASSMTTAIAFLCLKFVNSDVLQDLGVFAAISIMGSALGALVIIPHLYIPKIVKKTTIIDRIAQHKFEKNKVLLAIILVVLILAPFFFSKVKFNDNIADLNYVPQDMQEAQNQLESLGSIGGRSIYLSVFGENEEFILSENHQIEKKLTELKQKGVIEDYTSIGSIVLSKEDQLKKIQQWNDFWADSLKQQTIQNVQQDAVNLGFNSNAFDGLTHTLNKAFSPISLAEYQSLKILQLDEFYAEKDGFYTISSIVTTDSLHRMETIQSLEKENVIPIDRKHLNEQFLGQIKDDFVMLMNYSFFAVLLIMLFYFRRIELALLAMTPIVLTGFFTTTLVYLLNFELNVFSTIVTTLVIGLGVDFSIFMTSALQKRYTTGEDELSTYRTSIILAVLTTVLAIGVLIFAKHPALKSVSAIALIGITSAMVITFVLYPRVFRYFIEKRPEKGKSPVSLRLLISAILSFGYFGFISVMTSLFGMIILPIIPYNKVKKLKIFRRVIAKQTKSVMYSNYGVKNVLNNPYNEKFDKPAIIIANHSSFLDTLSFGFMPVPFIFMVNEWVYHSPIFGKAVQAAGYFPTKNGIQGDEEKLAEIIKKGSFLAVFPEGTRSLTGSIARFHKGAFLLAQIHHIDIIPLYIHGNSNLLPKGDFIIFDGEHYLEIGKRITFDETTEQRNLKELTKEISRDFHKRFDEIRIEKEGVDYFKQKIYLNFLYKLPEIEKQGKAEFEANKEIYYKLNSKIGDQAEILRIGNDLGVWDLMLTLQQQKRKVYTYIENEYFRNIAKQSYLVHKRKLHYIDSLDAHKTNTLLISSELEDFQPFEDLLNSHRFDRIVLVGELPYLDIFTTFGYEIEEQTSDYTILKQSS
- a CDS encoding DUF2062 domain-containing protein, producing the protein MEDVKCAPINYCIIIPTYNNEKTLKQVIDGVLKVVVSSKVIIVEDGATDSTKEILKEYTELTQVHHDKNRGKGMALRNGFKKALSMGFTHAITIDSDGQHFPEDIPLLIAASEKEPEALFIGSRNMQQDGIPNKSSFGNKFSNFWFWFETGIKLQDTQSGFRIYPISIMPKKWVTWKFEFEIESIVRSAWKDIPVKNIPIQIKYEPKETRVSHFRPFKDFTRISILNTVLVSITLIYILPRNFFRSFKKKSFKKFILEDVLGSNDSPKIKALSLALGVFIGILPIWGLQTLAVIGLAVILRLNKLLAFAASNISIPPMIPVIVLASLKIGSMFLGHEFVTKDYLDFSNMGNNLMDYIVGSIILASAMAFIVGFTSYGVLILMQKRKNG
- a CDS encoding 3-hydroxyacyl-ACP dehydratase, whose protein sequence is MLKDDFYTIDKIDKLSENEYDAFIQLNRNHSIFEGHFPGKPIVPGVCMLQIVKEIVSSLVNKNISLKVSKNIKFTALIDPTINSYLRLNLLIDELEGGEIKVKNTSYFGTTDAVKMDLNYVIE
- a CDS encoding tryptophan 7-halogenase, with the translated sequence MKIENVDVLVIGAGPSGAVSSAYLNQQGIKVKVVERTKFPRFVIGESLIPRVMDNLDAVGFIPAIEKAGYEKKLCSRFLRDGVNCTFYFDKKFGDGWDWTWQVPRAEFDKLLTDEAERQGVDIEFETSVVGIEFNGSDSITTVEDKDGNKKQIHAKFVIDSSGYGRVLPRLLNLDAPSNLTGNSSIFTHTKDINRPAGVEGTQITFEVIEQKVWFWVIPFSNGTTSIGVAGNTEILEALSPTGNGEEALRKIINRSDHFRDRFINNEFLFQPNILKNYACTVSKMYDKGFVLTGNSSGFLDPVFSSGVSLATTSGLLAAQLYARQYKGENVDWQTEYVDYMNKGYEVFSTYVKEWYNGNLQKLFFHQPGNDDVKLKICDVLAGYVWNDENPFVTKHEKIISNLAYTLDM
- a CDS encoding aromatic amino acid ammonia-lyase codes for the protein MIELNKYLTAKDFHTIVHNNEILAIHTDLKTKLNNSHNFFKNFSKNKVIYGVNTGFGPMAQYRVSEEDQKQLQYNLIRSHAAGSGKVMPVPFIRAAMVARLNSICQAKSGVHASVIEVLTTLINKEVYPIIFEHGGVGASGDLVQLAHLALGLIGEGEVIYKGERRNTSEVFKELGIQPIEISVREGLSLINGTSAMTGIGLINFEKSNKLLHWSIAASALINELVEAYDDHISVELNEVKLHDGQMHVASLMRDQIKGTKLMKNRAEILYSGENDEQIFKEKVQEYYSIRCIPQILGPVYDTIQNVGRVLENELNSANDNPIIDYEREMVFHGGNFHGDYVSLEMDKLKLVVTRISMLAERQLNYLLNAKINEILPPFANRGVLGLNYGVQGAQFTATSTTAENQMLSNSMYVHSISCNNDNQDIVSMGSNAAQITHKVIENAFEVMAIELITIYQAIKFTNKIEKLSPKSQEIIATLGEVIPDIIEDNPVYPYIQRTKDFLMK
- the fabG gene encoding 3-oxoacyl-ACP reductase FabG — its product is MKYALITGGSRGIGKAVCEALAKNSEYNILINYVSNKAAAEETQKIVEGYGKKAEILSFNVSNKEEVDKVLTDWQDRNPDAWIEVLVNNASITRDGLFMWMEQNDWKDVIDTSLNGFYNVTRFVIQKMLRKRYGRIVNMVSVSGVKGTPGQTNYSAAKGAIVAATKALAQEVGKRNITVNAVAPGFINTDMTAELDQGQLIQLIPVNRFGEPEEVADLVEFLVSKKASYITGETININGGIYS
- a CDS encoding beta-ketoacyl-[acyl-carrier-protein] synthase family protein, which produces MENRVVITGMGIWSCLGNNLEEVKQSLFEGKSGIVFEQIRKDYGYQSALTGKLDKPELKDLLSRRQRISMGEESEYAYMATIEALKNAKIDQDYIDQNEVGIIYGNDSVAQSTYEAIDIMLKRKDTALIGSGAIFKSMNSTVTMNLSTIFRLRGINLTASAACASGSHSIGLAYLMIKNGLQDVVIAGGAQEVNFYGMCSFDALGVFAKEEDTPTMALKPFDANRSGLVPSGGAATLIIESLESAKRRGAPIIAEVLGYGFSSNGGHISTPNTVGPATAMQRALKQSGLSAEEIKYINAHATSTPVGDANEASAIFDVFGDKPYVSSTKSMTGHECWMAGASEIIYSTLMMQNNFMAPNINFEKGDEVTSKINVIPKRVDEKFDVYLSNSFGFGGTNSALVIKKYD
- a CDS encoding acyl carrier protein, whose product is MTMNEIIQKLNNVLVDEFEIDADTITPNANLRDTLDLDSLDYVDLVVAIESVSGVKLGEADFKQITTFQDFYNIIENKLA
- a CDS encoding lipid A biosynthesis acyltransferase, with amino-acid sequence MSESEWDGSSKGSLLGYRIFVFCIRTFGLRSSYLLLYFVAFYYFLFSWKSSKSIYSYFRKRQNYSSLKSFFSIYKSYYIFGQTLIDRLMVSSGNRNRFTYEFDGIENIKNAMKKGGGAILISAHVGNFELSEYFFDDLGEDIVSNIVTTDREKEQIKHFLEKLSLKSRLKFILIKDDMSHIYDLNAALSNNELVCITGDRYLPGSKHLEETFLGEPAYFPAGPFLLSSRMKVPVLFVYVMKEGTSHYHLYAREAQDFHRDEKALLKSYVSSVANMLDKYPYQWFNYFNFWKK